The following coding sequences lie in one Crassostrea angulata isolate pt1a10 chromosome 10, ASM2561291v2, whole genome shotgun sequence genomic window:
- the LOC128167733 gene encoding transmembrane protein 180-like — MGTQRKQILAYCALVSGFTLLSSAYNFYYVKVFLNFYHIEESWFQFSQVLFMVWNAINDPLFAYCSDNKNFKILRTRRAMILYSAPFFCLSFLVPWFQWSTNPVIVGIHLIFALCLWDTLFTFIGLAMCCLFTEISKDTNIRITITRAAQVAALFGSISVMLLEHASNGLQDFKAFQVTTVLIALLSWCLMYYCGKNCHTQYDLQQMQDENKEADDVCHEKSEGESYWKQTWQIVSDTNFLSFVITNFFQEFHRTFLYNFLAIFCDHLISSDEISPSTRSTFYGFVPFASKILVISTAPILRRIPYKKVIRTNFIWKICGGVFMYYIVGSTHPWILILFFFLDGCFANGTFSLFNIPLSDISDDNMRKYNRKHPISSMVYGTNALFVKPAISLSPMLAVAILNRYGYSYIQHSKNSPVRSTASTPSPDQLKDLKDAMFFLVCWYPIIIGTIQLISWSYFKITNRTEKEIQVSLNP; from the exons ATGGGTACACAAAGAAAGCAAATATTGGCTTACTGTGCCCTGGTTAGTGGATTTACTTTGCTGAGCAGTGCTTACAATTTCTACTACGTTAAAGTATTTCTGAACTTCTACCACATCGAGGAGTCCTGGTTCCAGTTTTCACAAGTCTTGTTTATGGTATGGAATGCCATCAACGATCCTCTGTTTGCATATTGTTCtgacaacaaaaactttaaaatcctGAGAACTCGTCGTGCCATGATTCTGTACTCTGCTCCATTTTTCTGCCTCTCCTTCCTCGTCCCGTGGTTCCAGTGGAGTACAAATCCAGTGATTGTAGGCATCCATCTTATATTTGCGTTGTGCTTATGGGATACACTCTTTACGTTCATTGGTTTGGCAATGTGCTGTCTTTTCACAGAGATATCAAAAGACacaaacatcagaataacaataacTCGTGCTGCACAGGTTGCGGCATTGTTTGGTTCTATCAGCGTGATGTTGCTAGAGCATGCTTCTAATGGCTTGCAAGACTTTAAAGCATTTCAGGTCACAACAGTACTTATAGCACTACTCAGCTGGTGTCTGATGTATTACTGTGGTAAGAATTGTCATACTCAGTACGATCTGCAACAAATGCAAGATGAAAACAAAGAAGCAGACGACGTTTGTCACGAAAAATCCGAGGGAGAGTCTTATTGGAAGCAGACATGGCAGATCGTCAGTGACACCAACTTCTTGTCATTTGTCATCACCAACTTCTTTCAGGAGTTCCATCGTacatttctttataattttttggctATCTTTTGCGATCATTTAATTTCCTCAGATGAAATTAGCCCGTCAACTCGGAGCACTTTCTATGGCTTTGTTCCTTTTGCATCAAag ATTCTTGTGATTTCGACAGCTCCTATACTTCGACGCATTCCATACAAGAAAGTCATTCGAACCAATTTCATTTGGAAGATATGTGGAGGTGTTTTCATGTATTACATAGTAGGAAGCACACATCCATggatattgatattatttttctttcttgatGG GTGTTTTGCCAATGGAACATTTTCCTTGTTCAACATTCCTTTGTCGGACATTTCTGATGACAACATGAGGAAATACAACAGAAA ACACCCAATATCATCTATGGTGTACGGAACTAACGCTCTATTCGTGAAGCCTGCCATCTCTTTGTCTCCCATGTTGGCAGTGGCCATACTGAACAGATACGGATACAGTTATATACAGCATTCTAAAAACAGCCCTGTCCGGTCCACAGCAAGCACACCGTCCCCCGACCAACTGAAGGACCTGAAGGATGCTATGTTCTTCCTGGTGTGTTGGTATCCAATCATTATTGGAACCATACAGTTAATAAGTTGGTCGTATTTCAAAATAACCAACAGAACTGAAAAGGAAATTCAAGTGTCCTTAAACCCTTGA
- the LOC128165704 gene encoding transcription factor MafK-like has product MSKKIFLSQCKSEALALSAAQISDDELVAMTVKELNKLLKGLPRDETIKLKQRRRTLKNRGYAANCREKRMSQKEELETEKERLRAEVHRLQRENDVVKMELTSLKNKYDALQRFAEVNRIKVLTPPMFLTPPHFGHRESMIVKSEPSQA; this is encoded by the exons ATGAGTAAAAAG ATTTTCTTGTCGCAGTGCAAGTCAGAAGCGCTGGCCCTGAGTGCTGCCCAGATATCGGACGATGAGCTTGTTGCTATGACCGTCAAAGAACTGAACAAGTTGTTGAAAGGATTGCCAAGAGATGAAACCATCAAGCTAAAACAACGCCGCCGTACATTGAAAAACAGAGGCTACGCAGCCAACTGCAGGGAAAAACGCATGTCCCAAAAAGAAGAGTTGGAAACTGAAAAAGAGCGGCTTAGGGCAGAAGTGCACAGGCTTCAGAGAGAAAATGATGTAGTCAAGATGGAACTCACATCACTGAAAAACAAGTACGATGCTCTGCAACGGTTCGCAGAAGTCAACAGAATTAAGGTCTTGACCCCACCAATGTTTCTGACCCCTCCCCACTTTGGCCACAGAGAATCAATGATTGTGAAATCAGAGCCGTCACAGGCATAG